The genomic segment TCTGGCTGAGCGGGTCACGGCATTTCTCGATCGATGTCTCGCGGCACATATCGAGGTGCTGGTCGGTGATCCCTGGCGGGCGTTTCTGCCGGAGGCGTGGCTGCGTCTGCTGGCGGAATATCCGGGGCCGGATTTCGGTGATGGAGGCGGCACCGCGCACCGGAGCAACGCGGTGTTCGCCTTCATTGCTTAGACGCCTACCCGATGAAGTGGCGGCGCAGCTCTTCGAACTTCTTGACCTGATCGGCGAGCAGCTCCCGGCTTTCATCCCGGCCCATGAAGACTTTGAACATCACGTTGCCGTCGAGGTTCAGAAACTGGACCGAGAGAGAACGGCGTCCAAAGAACAGCCTGTTGACGAAGGCAATCTGCTTGCAGCGGTCGGATCGAATGTGGCCGCTGATGGGCGATTGACCGTGGACGTTGAAATAGCCGCGACCCGCACTTCCTGGCGGCAGCTCGCCCTTCGTTTCAAAGACGCCATCGGCGGAATGGACGATGAAAACGATAGGGCCGAATGCCGTCAGCTTGGACCAGACATCCTCGAAGGCCTCGCCCGCTGCAAACGCGGCCTGTTCCTTCGGCAAGGCCTCCAGAACGGTCTGCATGCTGACATCGCAGGATTCAGCAACGCTTTCGAGAACGCCATCGGGCCGGGCCGCGATGGCGTCGCTGACGAGCTTCGCCTGTTCTTCGCGGGAAGGTGCAATCACCGCCGTCATCACACTGTTTCTTTCTGGGGCGCGGCGTGCGCTTCGAGCTGTTGAATGACGTCGAAGCCTTCGAATTCCGGATGGCCAATGATCGCCGGCGGGCTGTTTCCCGCCCGCTTGTGAGAGGCCGCGAATTGCGCCGATTGGACCCAGGCGTCGAAATGCTGGCGCGTCCGCCACAGCGTGTAGGACGAGAACAGGACATGGTCCGGCTTTGCCGGTCCGCGCAGAAGTTGGAACGTCATGAAGCCTTCCATCTCATGCAGGTAAGATTCCCGCTTGAGCCAGGTCGCTTCAAAGTCATTGGCGCGCTCTAGGATAACGCGGAATCGGTTCATGGCAACATACATGGTGTTTCCCCTTCTTGGCTTTCTCGGCCTTACCAACGGACCGTCGCGTTGAGCGCGAAGGTTCGGCCCGGCGCGCGGTATAATTCAAGGATCGGATTGCTCGCCAACAGTCCACGGACGTCCTGCGCCACGAAATACCTCTGGTTGAAGATATTATAGACGTTGGCGTTGATCGAGATATTCGGTGTCGGATTGAAGAACAGCGTGAAGTCGGTGGTCGCCCAGCCCTGCGGCCGGTAGATCGAGGGTGAGCTTACGCGGTTCTTGGCGCCGGCAAAGCGCTGACGAACTTCGGCGCCCCAGAGTTTCGATGGCTGATAGCGCGCCCCGACCAGGCCGGTGATTGGATCGACGGAATCGATCGGCAATCCCGTGGCTGAGTCTCGGCCTTGCTGGAAGGCGACGTTGGCGAAGAGCGACCAGTCGTCTGTGAGCCGCAGTGTGCCTTTGCCTTCGAAACCCCAGATGACGACCTTTGATAGGTTCTTGTACTGGAACTGCTGCAGGCCCGCCGGAGAGACGCCGAGGAGGACAGATTCGATGAAGTTCTGATAGATGTTGTAGAAGCCGTTGACCTGGAAGCTTGATCCGTTGTCGAAGCGGCCGCGCAAACCAGCCTCGAACCCATCGCTGGTTTCCGGCTTCAACGAGAAGTTTGGCAGAATCTGATAGCCGAACGCCGGATTCGAATAGGCGAAATTGGCATTGTCATAGGGAGGCGCGCGGAAACCGCGCGCATACTGACCATAGAGCCGATACTGGTCTGTCAGATTGTATGTAAAGCCGAACTTCGGCGAGAGCGCGACCGTGTTGAGCTTGTCGACTTGGAAGTTCGCGAGATTGGAATTGGCGAAGGCCTGATCGGGCTTTGGCGTCAACTGATAATGGTCGATGCGCAGCGCGGGAATGAATCTCCAGCGGCCCGATGAGATGGTGTCCTGGACGTAGGCCGCGAGCTGCAGCGTTTCGGTGTCAGGGAAATTCTTGTTCGGAAAGTTCTCAAGGCCGACAAATCGCGTCGTCGCACCGGTGAGAAGGTTTGTCTCGGTCCGGTCGCGGGGGCGGGTGGTTGTCGTGTAATCGACGGTCGCGCCGTAGATGATCTTATGGTTCCAGTCGCCCCAGTTGCGCTGGGCTTCCAGTTGCACCTCGGCGCCATAGATTTTTTGTTTGAAGTCAAAATCAGAGAAACGATAACGGTTGGGTATCATGGAGGGCGCGCCCGTGACGCGGCCTTGGCGGGTCAACTCTTGCCGGTCGACCTCGGTATAATAGGCCATGGTCTTGATAGAATCGGCGATCGCCCAAGTGACGGGAAGCGACCAATCAAAGCTGATGCGAGGACGGATCGTGCGATCCTCGCCGCGCGATCCCAGAACCGCTGAACTGAGCTCGGTGTAAAGATTGGTGTCGAGCGTCTTGTGGGTCAGCTCGGCCGTTAGGCGAAACCGGCCCCAGTCGCCCGCGTCATAGACCATCTTCCCGAGCACGCTATGGGCCGTATAGTTCTGCGGATTGGCTTTCCGATAGGTGTTCGGCGTGACTTCGTGACCGTTGCGATGGGTGTAGATCAGCAAGGTTTCGAGCTGGCCGACCTTGCCGGCGCCCGTCACGGTCTGAGAAAACGAGCGGTCGGTGGAGTCATAGGCGACCTTGCCGCTGGCGAACCAATTGCGCGAACTGAACGAGAGATAATCGGCCGGATCCTTCGTTACATAGGAGACGACGCCGCCAATGGCGTCGCTGCCGTAGAGAGCGGAAGCCGGGCCGCGAATGATCTCGACCTGTTTGAGCGTATCGAAATCAACGAAGTCGCGCGTGTAAGTGCCGGCGCCATAGTTTGAACTCGGAAAGTCCGGAACCTTGATGCCGTCGACCTGCAGGCGGACTCGGTTCTCGCCGATGCCGCGAATGACATAGTTCGTCGAGCCGCTGCGCGACGGCTGATTGCCGACGGAGACGCCAGGCTCGTCGCGAACGAGATCGCGTGGCGATTGGATGTTCTTCTCTTCGAGTTCGGTGCGTTCGCGAACCGAGACGGTGGCCGGAAGGTCAAATATCTTAGTCGGACCGCGTTCCGCCGAAACAGTGATCTCATCGAGTTCGGTGACGGGTCCGCTCGTTTGTGCGCTGGTCTGTGCGCCGGTCTGTGATTGTGCCGCTACCGATGTCGCGGACAGACAGGTCGCTACAGCGAAAAGCCACTTTCCGGTCTCTCTGTTCATGCCCATAGCCCCGTATGGAATTGGCGAGCAACGCATTGCTCTTAAATGTCAGCCGGAAGCCTGAAGATCAGAACAAGTATTTCGAGTCAATAAATACCGAATATATTCTATTTATACGAATTCTAAATCTGGAAATATTGGATTTAAATAATTCTAAACTGGAAGTGTTGGCTAGTATTCTTAGTTGGAATTTTCTAATGAACAGGGGAAACATGGTCGGATTTCGCGGACAAGATTATGAAGCTCGTAGCAATCAAAGGCGCGCTCGCGTCCCTTCTTCTTCTGAGCGGCAATGGGTTGGCGCATGCCGAGCGGCCGAGCCGACTCGTTTCGCTTGGCAGTTCAAACACTGAGATCATTTACGCGCTCGATGCTGCGGACGCGGTGGTGGGCGTCGATTCCACCAGTCTTCTGCCGCCGCAGGCGCTCGCGACTAAAGCCAATGTTGGCTATCTCAGGGCGTTGTCGGCTGAAGGTCTGCTGGCGCTTCGCCCGGACATGGTGCTGACGTCGGCAGGGGCTGGGCCGCCGGACGTTTTGGAAAACCTGCGCCGGGCCGGCATCAAACTGGTCAATCTGGATGACGTGGCGAGCGCGGAGTCTCTTCTCAATCGGATCGATGCCATCGGCCACCTGGTCGAGCGGGAGAGCGCGGCGCAACAACTGCATGCCGATGTCGCCAAGCGTTTCGAAAGTCTGACGGCGAGCGTGGCGAAAATTGCCAATCGCCGTCGGGCGCTCCTTGTTCTGGGCATGCAGAGCGGGAAAGCAATGGTCGCCGGCCGGAAAACCGCCGCCGATGCGATGATCCACCTCGCTGGCGCGGTGAATGCCGGCGACGGCATGGATGGCTATAAGCCGATGAGCGACGAAGCCATCGTAGCGGCGGCTCCCGATGTCATCATATGGGCGCATCGCCCCGGCGAAGATGTGGTGCAGGATGTTTTCTCGATGCCGGCCTTTGCCACGACACCGGCTGCTACCAACAAAGCCATCGTCCGCATGGATGCGATTTATCTACTGGGATTTGGTCCGAGCGCGCCGGAGGCTGCGAAGGATCTGATGCGCCAGATCTATGGAGACGAGGCGACTTCGAAATGACGGTCTTTTAGAAATGACCACCTTGGCTGCTTCAGCCGACATCGCTCCCATCCATCGACGCCGCGGCCGTCTCGTTGCTTATGGCGGGATATTCGCGGCCGCGATTCTTGTTCTGTCCGTCGTTGTGGCGCTGGCGACGGGGCCTGTCGCCATTCCGGTCAGCCGGCTGGCCAGGCTCGCTCTATCCTGGCTGAGCGGCGAGAACGATGCGTCCATGGCCCGCGACTGGCTCGTGCTCATGAACATTCGGCTGCCGCGCGTGGTCTTGGGCATCTTGTTGGGAAGCGGCTTGTCCGTTGCGGGCGCGATCATGCAAGGCCTTTTCCGCAATCCGCTTGCTGACCCAGCCATCGTCGGCGTTTCCAGTGGCGCGGCTCTGGCCGCCGCCGCAACGATCGTTCTGGGCGACCGCCTTCTGCCGCTCTCGCCCATGATGATGCAAGGCGTCATTCTGCCTATCGCGGCTTTTGTCGGCAGTCTTCTGGCAGCTGGCGCCTTATACGCCATATCGACTCGCGAGGGACAGACATCCACAACGACCATGTTGCTCGCGGGCATTGCCATCTCGGCTTTGGCGGCGTCGGGCATCGGGCTGCTCATCTACATCAGCGACGATCGCCAATTGCGCGACATCACATTCTGGACGATGGGGAGTTTGGGCGGCGCCAACTGGTGGAAGGTCTCGGTCGCTGTTCCGGTCATGCTCGTTCTGTTCATCTCGTCGAAATTTCTGGCGAATGGCCTGAACGCGCTGGCCTTGGGGGAGGCCGCCGCCTTTCACGTCGGCCACCGGGTGCAACTGATCAAAGTGGTTTCAATCGTGCTGATCGGGCTGGCGACGGGTGTCGGTGTCGCGGCAGCGGGTGTCATCAGCTTTGTCGGGATTGTCGTGCCGCATCTCGTGCGCCTGGCGATCGGTCCTGACTATCGCAGTCTGCTGCCGATCTCGGCGCTGCTCGGGGCGAGCCTGCTTGTCGCCGCGGACGCTTGCGCGCGCACGATTGTCGCGCCGGCCGATTTGCCCATCGGCATTCTGACCGCGCTTGTTGGAGCACCGTTCTTTCTGTGGCTCTTGCTGCGACGCGAAAGATCGTTCTGACCATGATCATCGAAGCCGAGCGGGCCTGCTACGCCATTCGTGGTCAGACGATTGTCGACAATGTGTCCCTGTCCATCGACAAGGGCGAGCTGGTGGTCATTCTGGGGCCGAATGGCGCCGGCAAGACAACCTTGCTGCGGATGCTGACGGGCGAATATAAACCCACGTCCGGCGTCGCTCGCCTCGGCGGTGTGGCGATCGGCGAGATGGCGCCTGTGGCCCTGGCGCGCCGTCGCGCGGTGATGACGCAAGCCTCTCATCTGATGTTTCCCTATAGCGTTCTGGAAGTCATCAGTTTTGGTTTGCATGCGGCCAATCAACAGTCTCCGCAAGCCGCAACTGCCATCGAGCGGTCGATTGATCTGGGTGACGTGCGCCATCTGATCGACCGAAATTATCAAACCCTATCGGGTGGCGAACAGCAGCGCGTGCAGTTTGCCAGGGCCATCTGTCAGATCCTGGCTTGTCGGGAGGCGGGGAGCGATCAAGCTCTATTCCTGGACGAGCCGACGTCGAATCTCGACCTAAAACACCAGATCATGATCATGAGCGCGGCCCGCACGCTCTGCCGCGAAGGCGTGGCCGTCTGCGCGGTACTCCACGACATCAACCTCGCGGCCGCCTGCGCGGATCGGATCGTCATGATGAAGAAGGGACGGGTCGAGCGCGTCGCCAGGCCGGCCGAAGCCATCACCCATGCCACGATACGGGAAATCTTCGACATCGATCTGACGGTCCTCAGCGCGGACGCGCGGGGGCGCCCCTATATCGTTCCCGACTATGGCTCGATCGAACGGCTCTGAGGGCGGCGGCGGTCTGGCTGACCTCCAGGTCCAGGGGGTGGGACTTGGAGGGGAAGGGACTTGGAGGGGGAGGGTAATTCTATTGTTTTCTCGGGAGGTGAACGGCACTATTCAGAACGGATGTCTCTGGATGGTGGTCTCTTATGCTGAAGATCGTTCAGCAGTTCACGTGGCGCGACGTCTTGTTTTCCGTCAAAACGTTCGTTGCCGCTATGCTGGCGCTATTCATTGCCTTCCACCTTAATCTCTCCCAACCCAGCTGGTCGTTGACCACGGTTTACATCGTGTCGCAGCCGCTGGCCGGAATGGTGCTGGCCAAGTCCGTTTTTCGGATCTTGGGCACTGTCATCGGCGCTGTGATGTCACTGGTGTTCGTGGGGCTTTTTTCCAATGCACCGGAGTTGTTCTGTCTTGTTCTGGCTCTGTGGATCGGTGCCGGCACGTTCGTCTCGGTTTACCTGCGCGACGTGCCCCAGGCCTATACGGGCATGCTGGCCGGCTATTCCGCCGCTATCATCGGTCTTCCCGCAGCGCTTGCCCCCGACACCGCATTCGATTTTGCCGTCGCGCGATGCCTTGAGATTCTGCTCGGCATCGCCTGCGCGGCTTTGATGCATCATGTTGTTTTTCCACGCCGGGCCGGCGATGCTCTGCGTAAGGCCCTTGCCACAACGCTTCCCACGATGGCGCAATGGGTTTCCGATGCATTGCGCGGGCAGGAGGGCGAAGCCAAAGGGCTGGCGGACCGACGCCAGCTCATATCGGCGATCCTCTCGCTCGGCTCACTGCGGACATTCGCAGCTCTCGATACGCCGGCGATCCGGGTGATCGATTCCGCCATCCGCCAATTTCAAGGCAAGCTCTTGTCTCTGCTTGCCCTGCTGGTTTCCGTCTATGACCGCTTCGCCATCCTGCAACGGGACCAGCCGACCATGGCGGAAGAGCTTCGGCCGCTGTTGGAGCGGGTGGTTGCCCATGTTGCCGAGACAGCCAATGCTTCGACATCAGAGCAATCTCGGCAGGAAACCGCATTGGAAGCGTCCCTGGCGGCGGATGTCCAATCGCGCCTGCCGCCGGCGCATGCGCTGAGAAGCCATCCGCAAAACTTCCTCGTTCGCAGCATTCTGTTGCGGTTGAACGACATTCTGGCCATGTGGCAGGAACTCATCTGGATCCGCACGCACATTGCTGCCAACATCCGTCTTCCGGGGGAGGGCGCAGCGCCCTCCTTTCAACCGTATCGCGATGCGACGTTCGCCTTGATCGGCGGTGCCATATCCGCGGTCACAGTTTTGATCGCCAGCGCTTTCTGGATTCAAACCGCTTGGCCCAACGGGCCGGCGGCCGTCACCTTTGCGGGGGTGATGTGCGCGATCATGGGTGCGCGAGATGATCCAGCGGCGGCGGCACTGACGTTCCTGAAAGTCAGTGTGGTTGGAGCCATGATTGCCGGCTTCTATCTGTTCGTTCTGTTGCCACCGCTCAATACGTTTCCAGCGCTAGTGGTCGCATTGGCGCCATTCTATCTCATATGTGGCGTCTTCCTCACCGCGCCTGCTGCCGTCCCGTTCGTCATTCCGGCGATCTTCATCGGTGGCGGCCTGATGGGCGTGTCGAACCAGATGACCTACGACTTCGCCGCCTTTCTAAACAGCTTCCTCGGTTATATGGCCGGTATTGGAATCGGCGCGATGGCCTTGGCGCTTCTGCGTCCGCTTGGCTCGGAATGGATCGTGCAGCGTCTGACGCGCGGCACCAGAGCCGATCTCGCGCGGGTGGCGGGCGGGCAGACGCCGGAATCCCGTGCCAGTTTCGAAAGCCGCATGTTCGATCGCATCAATGCGCTGCTGACACGGCTCGATCCGCTCGTCGACGATCAACGCGCGGCAATGCAGGGGGGGCTCGCCAGTCTCCGGATTGGCCTCAATATTCTCGCGCTCAGGCGCTATCGTCTGCTCCTGCCGGGGCCGGCGGCCAGGGCTGTCGACAGAGCTCTCGCGGCCTTGGCTACGTGTTTCGACAAAGCTGCTCGGCAGGGACAAATGCCATCGCCGCTGTCTCTCCTTCAGGTCGCTCGCAACCGCGTTTTGGCACAGCCAGAGGAGGATCTGCTGATCCAGACCGCTGAAGCGCTCTACGGAATCGAAACAACGTTAAGGCAACACGCGGGATTCTTCGGATTGCCGGAGCCGTCCCCGTCGGCCACGACATCGATAGGAGCGGTCGAGGCATGATCAAGGAAATCAATCTGGACGGAGTCTATTTTCCGCCCATGGTCGGCTATCTGCTGGGGACGGCGCTGGCCTGGTATGTCATCCGCTATCTGCTGGATTGGTCTGGATTCTACCGCTTCGTTTGGCATCCGCCGCTGTTCAATACCGCCCTCTATGTCATTCTGCTCAGCGCCTTTGTCGGCGCGACGCTCTAATATTGGTGAGAGATCGATCCCATGCCCAATGTCAGTTCATGGATTCGCATTCCGCTCACTCTTGCGATCACCCTCGGGGCTGTCATCGCAGGATGGTATTTGTGGCGCACCTATGAGGAAAGCCCGTGGACGCGAGATGGCCGCATACGTGCCAATGTCGTCATGGTGACGCCCGATGTGAACGGGGCGGTGATTGATATTCGCGTCAAGGACAATCAGGAAGTCAAAATTGGCGATGTTCTGTTCGTCGTCGATCCGGCACGCTATCAGCTCGCTCTTTCTGAAGCCGAGGCGGTGCAGGCCGGCGCCAAAAGCCAGCTCGATCAAAAGCAACAGGAGCTTGCAGGGCGGGAGAAGCTGAGTTCAGGCTCCATTTCAGCCGAAGCGCTGAACCAGGCACGCACCGCAGCGCTCGCCGCCCAAGCCGCCTATGATCAGGCGGTCGCTGCCTTTAAGGTTGCCAAACTCAATCTTGCTCGGACGGAGGTACGCGCACCGGTGAATGGCTACATCACCAATTTGCTGATGAGCCGTGGCGACTATGCGACCGCCGGACGCGCCATGCTGGCAATCGTTGACAGCGACTCCTATTACGTCGCCGGCTATTTCGAAGAAACCAAACTGCGCCGCATTCGCGCCGGCGACAAAGTCTCCATTCGCCTCATGGCCTATGAGCCAGCGATGAGTGGTCACGTCGAGAGCGTGGCACGCGCCATCACCGATCGGGACAATGTCTTGGGCAGCGATCTGGTGGCCAACGTCAATCCGACTTTTAGCTGGGTTCGCCTGGCCCAGCGTATTCCGGTTCGCATCGCCATCGACGACATACCGGCCGGCATCACGCTGAGCGCTGGGATGACGGCGACGATCGTGGTGATGGATCGATAGCGATGAGCATGACGATGTATTTGAAAATCACAGATCCGTGAACAGGGGCAATTAGGCGGACCTTTCGCCCGACAGCGTCCGGGCCTTTCTGTCTCGCTCGCACTCCGACCTAACCCCGCTGCGATAAGCACAAGATCAGAGCGCGAGAGCCTGTGTAACAGAGCTAACATCACGCACGAGCAGGCTCCCGAAAACACTTCGGCAAGCAGATATGCATTGGGAACCGCGTTGAACCAACCTCTCTGTCAGCCTTGGTGCAGGGTGATCTCTCGTGACAAGAAAGAGTTTGCAAGGTTCAAGATCAGGTTCAAGTCAGTTTTAAATAATACGATTCTTTGTCCTGCAGCAGGAATGCATCAAAATCTAAAATAATTGCGGGGGGAGCCGAATGATTAATCGAGAGATGGCACGGGGTATTCTCCTCACAACCGTGGCGCTCTATTTCATAGTTCAGGCTTCCCAATATCAACTCGGTAGCTTTCGCAACGCTGGGCCGGGTTTGTTTCCGCTGATCGTGGCTGGTGTTCTGCTCATCATTGGCATTGCGATTATTGCGCGCGCGATGTTTCTTGCACCGGCGCCACTTGATTTTCGCATCAAGAACATTGCGTTGATCGTTGCTAGCTTTGTCAGCTTTGCCCTCGTCTCCAAATTCCTGAACATGTTCGTTGCTATCGGCGTGATGGTTATGATCGCGTCGTTAGCTAGCGATGATTTTTCGATAAAGAAGAGTGCCGTTATTGCACTGGTCCTCTGCGTCATTGCCGTCGGCATGAAGGACCTCCTCGGTGTCCCACTCCCGCTTTATTGAAAGCCACAGACATGGGCATTATTGACAATCTCATATTCGGCTTCAGTCATGCATTGACGCTTCAGAACCTTTTGCTCTGTGGAGCAGGGTGCCTCATTGGGATGGTGGTGGGGCTTTTGCCGGGTCTTGGTCCTCTCGCTGCGATTAGCCTTCTATTGCCATTGACCTTCTCGCTTCCCGCCACGGGGGCGCTGATCATGCTTTCCGGCATCTATTATGGCGCACAGTATGGCGACAGCGTCAGCGCCATCACGATGAAGATCCCGCACGCATCGAGCATCGTTGCCTGTATCGACGGCTATCAAATGACGTTGAAAGGGCAAACGGGAGTCGCGCTCTTTACAGCGGGTGTATCAAGCTTCATCGGCGGCACTGTCGCTATCATCGTGCTGGCGTGTTTTGCTCCGACGTTGAGCAGCCTTGCCTCCTTATTCGGCCCAACCGAATATTGCGCGCTGGTCTTTTTTGGGTTTGTCTGTGTAAGTTTTGTGACGACCGGAAGTGTCCTTGATGGCTTGGCCATGTGTTTCGTCGGCGTTTTGCTTGGGCTGGTCGGCACCGATGTGATGAACGGGACAGAACGTTTTACTTTAGGCTTTATATCTCTGTATGACGGGATCAACCTCGTATGCATCGCCTTAGGCTGTTTCGGCATTGCTGAGATCACTAAGAATCTCGACAACAAAGAAGACCGATCACCATTCAACGGCGCCATCAAGCTTATGCCGACCTGGCCGCAGTTCAAACGTATCATTCCAAGTGCCCTGCGCGGCAGTGTCGTGGGCTCGATCCTCGGTCTCTTGCCCGGCGGCGGACCCGTGATCGCTCAGTTTGCGGCCTACGGTCTCGATAAGAAATTCAGCAAATATCGAGACGAGATAGGTTCCGGTGCAATTGAAGGCGTGGCGGGGCAGGCTGCGGCCGATGAGGCCGCGGCGCGAACCAGCTTCATTCCTCTGATGAGCCTGGGTATCCCAGAGAACGCCGTCATGGCTCTGATGATGGGCGCATTCATTATCAATGGCATACAGCCTGGTCCGGGCATGATCACGAAGCATCCCGAACTCTTCTGGGGCCTGGTTGCGAGCATGTGGATCGGCAACTGCTTCTTGCTGCTGCTCGCAGTGCCCTTGGTTCGCTATTGGCTCTCCCTGTTCAAGATTAAATACAGCTCTCTGTTTCCTGCGATTTTGTTCTTTTGCTGCATTGGCACCTTCAGCATCAACAATAATTTGGACGATATTTATCTAACGGCTTTTTTCGGCGTCCTTGGCTATACGTTCCTGCGTTTTAAATTGGAGCCGGCGCCGCTTGTTCTCGGTTTCATCCTCGGTCCGATGCTTGAAGAAAATTTCCGGCGGGCGATGATCATCAGCAGAGGAAGTGTCGGCGTCTTTGTGACACGGCCGATCAGCGCAGGATTGCTTGGCATCGTCGCGCTCTTTTTCTCGTGGCAAGCGTTTTTATCCCTCCGAACGCAATGGCGCTTGCGAGCGTCACAGCAAATATCCTGAGCTGTCGAAGACCAATCGCAACAGCTGGCGCGGCTGACCGCGCCCGGTTTTGTGAATTCTCGCTGAGGGGAAGGGCGCTGAGCGCATTGATCAGCTCGCCGGCGCAATCACAGCGATAGCCTGGCTTCAGACGCGCCCTAAGGTCCCTCCAGATCCCAGTATGGCCATCATCCAGCGGCCGCCCTGTCAGGGTTGGCGCAAAATGGCAAGATTTGCCGCCAGCTGTCTGCGAAATGGCGAGACGAAACCGCCTCCAGCGGCACGCTCTATCAATACGACATGCTCACGCACGGGCCGATCACGGCGACGATGCGCTGTTGATCTCCGCTGCGCGTCGGGTTCTTGGCAATTTAGAGAGGCATACATGAAGATCACTCGTCGGTCTGCAGCGTTCGGCGGATTGGGCTTGCTCGGCGGCACGGCAATGGCTCGCTCGGCGCTCGCGCAGGGGGCCTTTCACGGCATTGGCGAAGGTCTCGAGGATTTTTGGCTGGCGGTCGACGCTTACATTTTCGGATACCCATTGGTGACGATGGAGATGACCCGGCGGATCATCACCAATGTCGCCGAGCCCGTGGGAACACGGGGACCGATGGGGCATATCATCAGGCTGCGCAGCTATCCTGACGCTTCGTTCAAGGATGTCACGGCGCCGAACGCCGACACGCTCTACACAACCGCCTTTTTCGATGTCGGCAAGGAGCCCTGGGTGCTCAGCATCCCGGACATGCAGGGCCGCTATTCCGTGATGCCGCTGCTCGACGGCTGGACGACCGTGTTCCAGGTTCCGGGCAAACGCACGACCGGCACTGGAGCGCAGACCTATGCGATCACCGGTCCGGGCTGGAAGGATACGCTGCCCGAGGGTGTGAAGGAATATAAATCGCTGACCAGCATCGTGTGGCTCCTCGGCCGAATCTATTGCACCGGTACGCCGGAAGACTACGCTGCCGTTCACAAGCTGCAAGACGAGTGCAGGCTCGTTCCGCTCAGTGCATACGGCAAGCCCTACACGCCGCCGCCAGGTCAGGTCGATCTATCCATCGACATGAAGACGGCCGTGCGCGACCAGGTCAA from the Beijerinckia sp. 28-YEA-48 genome contains:
- a CDS encoding DUF1656 domain-containing protein, which encodes MIKEINLDGVYFPPMVGYLLGTALAWYVIRYLLDWSGFYRFVWHPPLFNTALYVILLSAFVGATL
- a CDS encoding HlyD family secretion protein; its protein translation is MPNVSSWIRIPLTLAITLGAVIAGWYLWRTYEESPWTRDGRIRANVVMVTPDVNGAVIDIRVKDNQEVKIGDVLFVVDPARYQLALSEAEAVQAGAKSQLDQKQQELAGREKLSSGSISAEALNQARTAALAAQAAYDQAVAAFKVAKLNLARTEVRAPVNGYITNLLMSRGDYATAGRAMLAIVDSDSYYVAGYFEETKLRRIRAGDKVSIRLMAYEPAMSGHVESVARAITDRDNVLGSDLVANVNPTFSWVRLAQRIPVRIAIDDIPAGITLSAGMTATIVVMDR
- a CDS encoding tripartite tricarboxylate transporter TctB family protein; the protein is MINREMARGILLTTVALYFIVQASQYQLGSFRNAGPGLFPLIVAGVLLIIGIAIIARAMFLAPAPLDFRIKNIALIVASFVSFALVSKFLNMFVAIGVMVMIASLASDDFSIKKSAVIALVLCVIAVGMKDLLGVPLPLY
- a CDS encoding tripartite tricarboxylate transporter permease — translated: MGIIDNLIFGFSHALTLQNLLLCGAGCLIGMVVGLLPGLGPLAAISLLLPLTFSLPATGALIMLSGIYYGAQYGDSVSAITMKIPHASSIVACIDGYQMTLKGQTGVALFTAGVSSFIGGTVAIIVLACFAPTLSSLASLFGPTEYCALVFFGFVCVSFVTTGSVLDGLAMCFVGVLLGLVGTDVMNGTERFTLGFISLYDGINLVCIALGCFGIAEITKNLDNKEDRSPFNGAIKLMPTWPQFKRIIPSALRGSVVGSILGLLPGGGPVIAQFAAYGLDKKFSKYRDEIGSGAIEGVAGQAAADEAAARTSFIPLMSLGIPENAVMALMMGAFIINGIQPGPGMITKHPELFWGLVASMWIGNCFLLLLAVPLVRYWLSLFKIKYSSLFPAILFFCCIGTFSINNNLDDIYLTAFFGVLGYTFLRFKLEPAPLVLGFILGPMLEENFRRAMIISRGSVGVFVTRPISAGLLGIVALFFSWQAFLSLRTQWRLRASQQIS
- a CDS encoding DUF1254 domain-containing protein, with amino-acid sequence MKITRRSAAFGGLGLLGGTAMARSALAQGAFHGIGEGLEDFWLAVDAYIFGYPLVTMEMTRRIITNVAEPVGTRGPMGHIIRLRSYPDASFKDVTAPNADTLYTTAFFDVGKEPWVLSIPDMQGRYSVMPLLDGWTTVFQVPGKRTTGTGAQTYAITGPGWKDTLPEGVKEYKSLTSIVWLLGRIYCTGTPEDYAAVHKLQDECRLVPLSAYGKPYTPPPGQVDLSIDMKTAVRDQVNRIDAVSYFKLLCELMKANPPSAADAPHIAKFARIGIVPGQDFDESKFNADSAKRVPEIAFDRIMQQFKINKAVKNENGWAFTTKTGIYDTDYLMRALVTAIGLGANLPQDAVYPTSTADAEGKKYNGANKYVMRFPKGHLPPVQGFWSLTMYDDQYFFVDNPLNRYSISPRQNLQANRDGSTDLYIQKDSPGKHKESNWLPAPPGDFILMLRMYWPTETDPSIINGTWAIPAALKVG